A stretch of Crossiella cryophila DNA encodes these proteins:
- a CDS encoding PhzF family phenazine biosynthesis protein, which translates to MEIFVVDAFTDTAFGGNPAGVVLLTEPRSAEWMQSVAAEMKHAETAFVDPTAQGAKPLRWFTPTTEVDLCGHATLATAHVLGGAQRFSTRSGELSCTPAEDGSITMDFPADQPQPIEPGPDLLAGLPGVTILATAQAVSDILVEVASAAEVRALVPDLAAIGRIPNRGVIVTAPGDRPGLDVVSRCFYPVFGIPEDPVTGSAHCTLASWWAPRLGDGPLTAEQASPRGGIVRMTLRGNRVSLSGRAVTVLKGQLLV; encoded by the coding sequence GTGGAGATCTTTGTGGTGGACGCCTTCACCGACACCGCCTTCGGGGGAAACCCGGCCGGGGTGGTGCTTCTGACGGAACCGCGTTCCGCCGAATGGATGCAGTCGGTGGCCGCGGAGATGAAGCACGCGGAGACCGCCTTCGTCGATCCCACGGCGCAGGGCGCGAAACCGTTGCGCTGGTTCACCCCCACCACCGAGGTCGACCTGTGCGGGCACGCCACCCTGGCCACCGCGCACGTGCTCGGCGGCGCGCAGCGGTTCAGCACCCGCAGCGGCGAGCTGAGCTGCACGCCTGCCGAGGACGGTTCGATCACCATGGACTTCCCGGCCGACCAGCCGCAGCCGATCGAACCCGGCCCCGACCTGCTGGCCGGGCTGCCAGGGGTGACCATCCTGGCCACCGCGCAGGCGGTCAGCGACATCCTGGTCGAGGTGGCCTCGGCCGCCGAAGTCCGTGCGCTCGTGCCCGACCTGGCCGCGATCGGCCGCATCCCGAACCGCGGCGTGATCGTCACCGCGCCCGGCGACCGGCCGGGCCTGGACGTGGTCAGCCGCTGCTTCTACCCGGTCTTCGGCATCCCGGAGGACCCGGTGACCGGCTCCGCGCACTGCACCCTGGCCAGCTGGTGGGCGCCCCGGCTCGGCGACGGCCCGCTGACCGCGGAACAGGCCTCGCCACGCGGCGGGATCGTGCGGATGACCTTGCGCGGCAACCGGGTCAGCCTGTCCGGACGCGCTGTGACCGTCCTCAAGGGACAGTTGCTCGTCTGA
- a CDS encoding AMP-binding protein, with product MPGVASYASGVSEVPLLGDTIGDNFDATVARFGDRDALVERVTGRRWSYRELAADVEAVALGLLGLGVAKGDRVGIWAPNCAEWVLVQYATAKIGAVLVNINPAYRVHELEFVLNQSGVRTLVAAAAFKTSDYAGMIEQVRPDCPGLLDVLLLGGADWDALVAAGREGDPAGLAAVQGGLSADDPINIQYTSGTTGFPKGATLSHHNILNNGFFVGELCGYTEIDRVCLPVPFYHCFGMVMGNLGATSHGACVVIPAPAFEPKATLAAVQEERCTSLYGVPTMFIAELADEDFDGYDLSSLRTGIMAGSPCPVEVMKQVIERMGMREVTICYGMTETSPVSTQTRADDSIERRVATVGRVHPHVEVKIVDPETGLTVPRGNPGELCTRGYSVMLGYWAQPDKTAEAIDPARWMHTGDLAVMDADGYVSITGRIKDMVIRGGENIYPREIEEFLYTHPDVLDAQVIGVPDAKYGEELMAWVRLRPGAETLTAQAVREFCTGRLAHYKIPRYLHVVDEFPMTVTGKIRKVEMREKSVELLGRND from the coding sequence GTGCCTGGGGTTGCTAGTTACGCCTCCGGGGTTTCGGAAGTCCCGCTGCTGGGCGACACCATCGGCGACAACTTCGACGCCACCGTGGCCCGCTTCGGCGACCGGGACGCGCTGGTGGAGCGGGTCACCGGGCGGCGCTGGAGCTACCGCGAGCTGGCCGCCGACGTCGAGGCGGTGGCGCTGGGCCTGCTCGGGCTCGGCGTGGCCAAGGGCGACCGGGTCGGGATCTGGGCGCCGAACTGCGCCGAGTGGGTGCTGGTGCAGTACGCCACGGCCAAGATCGGCGCGGTGCTGGTGAACATCAACCCGGCCTACCGGGTGCACGAGCTGGAGTTCGTGCTCAACCAGTCCGGGGTGCGCACCCTGGTGGCGGCCGCGGCGTTCAAGACCTCCGACTACGCCGGGATGATCGAGCAGGTCCGGCCGGACTGCCCCGGCCTGCTCGACGTGCTGCTGCTGGGCGGGGCGGACTGGGACGCGCTGGTCGCGGCCGGGCGGGAGGGCGATCCGGCCGGGCTGGCCGCGGTGCAGGGCGGGCTGTCCGCGGACGATCCGATCAACATCCAGTACACCTCGGGCACCACCGGCTTCCCCAAGGGCGCGACCCTCTCGCACCACAACATCCTCAACAACGGCTTCTTCGTCGGCGAGCTGTGCGGGTACACCGAGATCGACCGGGTCTGCCTGCCGGTGCCCTTCTACCACTGCTTCGGCATGGTGATGGGCAACCTGGGCGCCACCTCGCACGGGGCCTGCGTGGTGATCCCGGCACCCGCCTTCGAGCCCAAGGCCACCCTGGCCGCGGTGCAGGAGGAGCGGTGCACCTCGCTGTACGGGGTGCCGACCATGTTCATCGCCGAACTCGCCGACGAGGACTTCGACGGCTACGACCTCAGCAGCCTGCGCACCGGGATCATGGCCGGGTCACCGTGTCCGGTGGAGGTGATGAAGCAGGTCATCGAGCGGATGGGCATGCGCGAGGTGACCATCTGCTACGGCATGACCGAGACCTCCCCGGTGTCCACCCAGACCAGGGCCGATGACTCCATCGAACGCCGGGTGGCCACCGTGGGCCGGGTGCACCCGCACGTCGAGGTCAAGATCGTGGACCCGGAGACCGGCCTGACCGTGCCTCGCGGCAACCCCGGTGAGCTGTGCACCCGCGGTTACTCGGTGATGCTCGGTTACTGGGCGCAGCCGGACAAGACCGCCGAGGCGATCGACCCGGCACGCTGGATGCACACCGGCGATCTGGCGGTGATGGACGCCGACGGGTACGTCTCGATCACCGGGCGGATCAAGGACATGGTGATCCGCGGCGGCGAGAACATCTATCCCAGGGAGATCGAGGAATTCCTCTACACCCACCCGGATGTCCTTGACGCACAGGTGATCGGGGTGCCCGACGCCAAGTACGGCGAGGAACTCATGGCCTGGGTGCGGTTGCGGCCCGGCGCGGAAACCCTGACCGCACAGGCGGTCCGGGAGTTCTGCACCGGGCGGCTCGCGCACTACAAGATCCCGCGCTACCTGCACGTGGTGGACGAGTTCCCGATGACGGTCACCGGCAAGATCCGCAAGGTGGAGATGCGGGAGAAGTCGGTGGAGTTGTTGGGGCGTAACGACTAG
- a CDS encoding maleylpyruvate isomerase family mycothiol-dependent enzyme — MTSELTMIDYPAVAAAQIAAITAAVRRPDVLDLPVPSCPGWTVTELLTHAGEVCVWWTHALAEGGLEPEEEVVQAMATPGADLLGWWEARSAALVEVLRTTSPEAVAWCWWRDEERAPVAEVAGWVAHELLTHRWDAENAVGTAAPVPAELGVAGIAEFALRMLPAQEASWAESTGLIRLHATDLDRTWDFRADQDGPRLLAEPGGEPAVLIAATAGELDLLLWNRLTVAEVSITGDRELALMFVNWVDFS; from the coding sequence ATGACCTCCGAGCTGACCATGATCGACTACCCGGCGGTGGCCGCGGCCCAGATCGCCGCGATCACCGCCGCGGTGCGTCGCCCCGATGTGCTGGACCTGCCGGTGCCCTCCTGCCCCGGCTGGACGGTGACCGAGCTGCTGACCCACGCCGGCGAGGTGTGCGTGTGGTGGACGCACGCGCTGGCCGAGGGCGGGCTGGAGCCGGAGGAGGAGGTCGTGCAGGCCATGGCCACCCCCGGCGCCGACCTGCTCGGCTGGTGGGAGGCCCGGAGCGCGGCCCTGGTCGAGGTGCTGCGGACCACCTCGCCCGAGGCGGTGGCCTGGTGCTGGTGGCGGGACGAGGAGCGGGCGCCGGTGGCCGAGGTGGCCGGGTGGGTGGCGCACGAGCTGCTGACGCACCGCTGGGACGCGGAGAACGCGGTCGGCACGGCGGCCCCGGTGCCAGCCGAGCTGGGCGTGGCCGGGATCGCCGAGTTCGCCCTCCGGATGCTGCCTGCCCAGGAGGCGAGCTGGGCGGAGTCCACCGGGCTGATCCGGTTGCACGCCACCGACCTGGACCGGACCTGGGACTTCCGCGCGGACCAGGACGGCCCGCGGCTGCTGGCCGAACCCGGCGGCGAACCGGCGGTGCTGATCGCCGCCACGGCCGGGGAGCTGGACCTGCTGCTGTGGAACCGGCTGACGGTGGCGGAGGTCAGCATCACCGGTGACCGGGAACTGGCCCTGATGTTCGTGAACTGGGTCGACTTCAGCTGA
- a CDS encoding HAD-IIA family hydrolase, whose amino-acid sequence MDMDGVLVHEEHLIPGADEFLAELRAHDIGFLVLTNNSIYTPRDLRARLQRTGLDVPEAAIWTSALATAKFLDSQRPNGSAYVIGEAGLTTALHSIGYVLTDRDPDYVVLGETRTYSFEAITKAIRLVEAGARFIATNPDETGPSREGVLPATGSVAALIERATGRAPYFVGKPNPLMMRSALRSIGAHSERALMIGDRMDTDVRSGLEAGLHTILVLSGISTVDTADRFPFRPTRVIDSIADLVGNANNPFPDGV is encoded by the coding sequence ATGGACATGGACGGCGTGCTCGTGCACGAGGAGCACCTGATCCCCGGCGCCGATGAGTTCCTCGCCGAACTCCGCGCGCACGACATCGGGTTCCTGGTGCTCACCAACAACTCCATCTACACCCCGCGTGACCTGCGGGCCCGGCTGCAGCGCACCGGGCTGGACGTGCCGGAGGCGGCCATCTGGACCTCCGCGCTGGCCACCGCCAAGTTCCTGGACTCCCAGCGCCCCAACGGCTCGGCCTACGTCATCGGCGAGGCCGGGCTGACCACCGCGCTGCACTCCATCGGCTACGTGCTCACCGACCGCGATCCGGACTACGTGGTGCTCGGCGAGACCCGCACCTACAGCTTCGAGGCCATCACCAAGGCCATCCGGCTGGTCGAGGCAGGCGCCAGGTTCATCGCGACCAACCCGGACGAGACCGGCCCGAGCCGGGAGGGCGTGCTGCCCGCGACCGGGTCGGTGGCCGCGCTGATCGAGCGGGCCACCGGCCGCGCGCCCTACTTCGTGGGCAAGCCGAACCCGCTGATGATGCGCTCCGCACTGCGTTCCATCGGCGCGCACTCCGAACGCGCGCTGATGATCGGCGACCGGATGGACACCGATGTGCGCTCCGGCCTGGAAGCCGGGCTGCACACCATCCTGGTGCTCTCCGGCATCTCCACCGTGGACACCGCGGACCGGTTCCCGTTCCGGCCCACCAGGGTGATCGACTCCATCGCGGACCTGGTCGGCAACGCGAACAACCCGTTCCCCGACGGAGTCTGA
- a CDS encoding SSI family serine proteinase inhibitor, translated as MAAQRVLTLAFSVLAVVLLGAGPAAAVSQETVLTATTADGETGTPPGKVATLTCEPTGGTHQQRAKACAQLVAAHGQVANLAGDPDSQVCTMDYRPVTVTLKGIWQGQPLAYQKTYGNGCVLRGMTGDVFAL; from the coding sequence ATGGCTGCTCAACGTGTACTGACGCTGGCGTTCTCCGTGCTGGCGGTTGTCCTGCTCGGGGCCGGACCGGCCGCCGCGGTCAGCCAGGAAACCGTGCTGACCGCGACCACCGCCGACGGCGAGACCGGCACCCCACCCGGCAAGGTCGCCACGCTCACCTGCGAGCCGACCGGCGGCACGCACCAGCAGCGGGCCAAGGCGTGCGCGCAACTGGTCGCCGCCCATGGCCAGGTGGCGAACCTGGCCGGTGACCCGGATTCCCAGGTGTGCACCATGGACTACCGGCCGGTCACGGTGACGCTCAAGGGAATCTGGCAGGGCCAGCCGCTGGCCTATCAGAAGACCTACGGCAACGGCTGCGTGCTGCGCGGCATGACCGGGGACGTGTTCGCGCTCTAG